In uncultured Desulfuromonas sp., the genomic stretch AGCTAAAATTCAAGCTCGAAGGAGCTGCGGGACTGGCCTCAACGCCACATTGTCGGGCCATCATCAGCGCCAACATGCTGGCGGTCTATCCTCTGGAGCCGCTGACCTGCTGTGGGCTAAGGCCATTTATTGAAGCTGGTATCGGTCTGATCTACACCGACTATCAGATTGAAGATCAGGGCCTGCGTATCAACTTCAACCCACTACTCGGTATCGGCGGTGAATTTTCCTCTTTAAACGGTCAGCGCTGGTTTGTCTCAGCACGTCTACATCATGTGTCCAATGGTGAACTGCACCGCGATAATCACGGCATCAACTCAGTTATGTTTCAAGTCGGTCGTTATTTTTAACCTGAAGAGAAAAACACCAACGAAAACAGATCCGTTATCACCTGCTCACTGGCATCATCAACAAAATCGGCTATGCTGTAAGTTATGATGATCACACTGGAAAGCTCGTCGCTTCAGCCACTGGAAACCTACACCCTGGCGTTGCTGCTCGGCGCTCTGATGGGCTTGGAACGCGAACGCAGCGAAAGCGGCTTTGCCGGATTGCGCACTTTTATCCTGGTGACTCTGTTCGGCAGCCTGTGCGGCAATATTTCTGCAGAATCCGGTGGCGAATGGATCATGGTGGTTGGCCTGGCCACCATTGCCGCTCAGGGGATGATGGGCCATATTGTGCGCCTTAAACAACACACATCGTCCGGGATGACCACGGCAATCGCCATGCTCATTGCCTATCTGGTCGGCATCCTGCTGACATTGGGGCACACCGTGACCTCCATCAGCCTAAGTCTGGCCACAACCCTGATTCTGTATTTCAAGCCGCAGATGCACGCTTTTTCCCGCCGCCTGCAACAGCGTGACCTATACGCCTTTTTTCAGTTCATCCTGGTGGCGTTCATTATTTTACCGGTATTGCCCAATCAGAACTTCGGCCCCTATGCGGCTCTGAACCCTTACAATATCTGGCTGATGGTGGTATTGATCAGTGCGATTAACCTAGTCGGCTACATCACCTTGAAACTGGTTGGGCAGCGCTGGGGCAGCCCGGTTCTTGGTATCCTCGGGGGCATCGTTTCCAGTACCGCGACCACCCTGACCTTCAGCCGCCAGTCCTCCTCTATCAGGAATATCTCCCGAACCGCAACCATCGTGGTCGCTTTGGCGTCCACCGTTGTTCTGGTACGCATCACCGCGTTTATCTATCTGATCAATCCAGAGTTAATGCAACATCTGTGGTTGCCGATGGGCGGTATGTTCATTGGCGGCTTGGTTCCTATTGTTTTTTACTGGCGTCACAGCACGTGCGAGGACGCCCTGCATATGGAAAGCCGCAATCCGGCCGAACTCTCTCAAGCGTTACTGTTTGGATTGCTTTATGCGGGAGTGTTGCTGGCGGTTTCATTTGCCAAACAACATCTGGGGACCCAAGGGGTTTATCTGGTGGCATTTATTTCCGGATTTACCGATGTGGATGCCATCACGCTGACCAACGCCCGCTTATCTATCATTGGCGATTTAGGTCAGATCCAGGCGGCCAACAGTATCCTCATCGCGATGTTGGCTAACCTGATGTTCAAACTGGGCATGGTCGCGGCACTGGGAACACGACACATGTTACGGGCGACTGCGCTGTGTTTTACTTGTCTGGCTGTGCCCGCAGTTCTGATCTTTGTGTGAGTTACACGACAGCAAGCTCTTCCGGACAACGTGTCAGGACCTCGACACCGTCAGCCGTAACCAGATAGGTGTTTTCAATACCAAGTGCACCAAGTTCGGGATAAACCAGCTTCGGTTCAAAGGCAAAGGTCATCCCCTCTTCAAGCAGGTCATCATTGAATCCTTTGGCGATAAAAGGGAATTCATCGATCTCGGTACCAATGCCATGTCCGATAAAACCAACTTGGGCTCCCGCACTGCCCATAAAGGCGTCCTTGTGCCCCATCTCACACGCCAGAGCCAGGCAGGAATCATAGATATGCCCCCAGGACACACCCGGCCTGGCAATCTTCTCCATGTGCCAGAGAATTTCCACCATATCCTCATAGCCCTGCCGCAATTCATCCGCTAAACCGCCAAGGCACAGGGTCCGTGTCTGATCACAGAGATAGCCCTGATACGCCCCAAGAAAGTCAATAATCACCGGCTCATTGGCTTGAATCACCCGTTGTCCGGCGCCTTGAGCAACCGCAGGAGTCAGGCCGGTACCACCTAACGGTGTATCGCAGAACGTCGGATGAGCCCCGGCAGCGCCAGACAACACATGGCCGCCATAAAACTCACCATTGAACGCCCGCATACGAGTCATACCCTGATGCCCGGCCAGTCGGGCCGCCAACTCAAGGTGGGCAGAGAGTTCCAGCTCACTGATCCCTTCGCGCAGTGTATTTTTAGCCGCTTCATACACTACAGCCAACTGGTCAGCCGCTTTGCGCATTCGCTCCAATTCAAAGGGCGACTTGATCATGCGCACCCGCCGCAACAAAGGCGTAACGTCTTTGACCGCCACCTCGGCAAAGGAACGTTTTAATCGTTCATAAAAAGTGACCGGCAAAACATCCAGTTCAAACCCCAAAGTCTCAGGAGTCATACCGAATTGCTCGCGGACAAAGTCGGCCAGTTGTCGCGGACTTGGGGCAGCAACCACCTGGGACAACGCTGACTCAAGACGTGCCCGGTCCAGATCACGACGCACACAATAAACCGGTTCCCCCGAACAGGGGACGAATAACATCCCCTGCTGAATGGAACCGGTCAGGTAAAACAGATCGGCATTTTGAACGATAATAGCCAGGTCAATCTGATGCGCGGTCAGTTGGCATTGAAACGCCCGACAACGGCGAAGCAGTTCATCCTGTGGCGTTTTCCAATCGTTAGAATACATCAGGCTGTCTCAACACCTTCGTCGTTTTCAAGATGCAAATCTTTGATCGCCATTTCACGTAATTTAAATTTCTGAATTTTACCACTGGCTGTCATCGGGTATTCGTCGACAAACTTGATATAGCGGGGAATCTTATAGTTGGCAATACGACCGGTGCAGAATGTTTTCACTTCGTCCTCGGTCAGCGCCACACCTTCCTTGATCTTGATGGCCGCCATCACCTGCTCACCGTACTTGCGATCCGGCACACCATAGACCTGAACATCGGAAACCGCCGGATGGGTGTAAAGAAATTCTTCAATTTCACGCGGATAGATATTTTCGCCACCACGTATGATCATATTTTTGATGCGACCGGTAATTTTACAATAACCGTTTTCATCCATCACCGCCAGATCGCCGGTGTGCAACCAGTTGTTTTCATCAATGGCCAGGGCCGTTGCCTCTGGCATTTTGTAATAGCCCTTCATCACCAAATAGCCACGGGAACACAATTCGCCCTGTTTTCCAGGAGGCAAGGCTTCACCGGTTTCAATGTCGACAATCTTCACTTCAACATCGGGCAATGCGCGCCCGACAGTGGATACCCGTAACTCAATCGGATCATCGGTTCGGGTCTGGGTGATCACCGGGGAAGCCTCCGTCTGGCCATAGGCAATGGTGATCTCAGAGGCATTCATATCACGAATAACCCGTTTCATCACCTCAATCGGACAAGGTGATCCAGCCATAATACCACTGCGTAACGTGCTCAAATCATATTTGCCGAAATTGGGATGTTCCAGCTCAGCAATAAACATGGTCGGTACACCATGAACCGCGGTGCATTTCTCCATCTCAATGGTTTTAAGAACCTCCTCGGGAACAAACGTCTCCACCGGAACCATGGTCGCGCCATGCGTAACACAGGCCATAACCCCAAGCACACACCCAAAGCAGTGGAAAAACGGCACCGGAATACACAACCGATCCTTTTCGGTGAAACGCATACATTCACCAATGTTAAAGCCGTTATTGATGATATTGTGGTGGGTCAACATAACCCCCTTCGGAAACCCGGTGGTTCCAGAGGTGTACTGCATGTTGATCACTTCGTGCTCATCAAGGGTGGCTTTCACCGCATCAAGCTGCTCCACAGACACCTTGTCGGCCAGAGTTTCGAGATCACTGAAATTGGTCATGCCGGCCGGGGCGCCTTCGCCGATAAATACGACATTTTTCAGGAAAGGCAGTTTTTCGCTGTCCAATGCTCCGGTAGCAGCCGACTTCAGTTCAGGAACCACGTCATATACCGTTTCAACATAGTCGGTATCCTTGAATCCCTGGACAAGAAATAATGATGTTGAATCGGACTGTTCCAGAATATATTCCAATTCAGCTGAACGATAACTGGTATTGACTGTCACCAGAACAGCACCAATCTTGGCCGAAGCAAACTGCAAAACCACCCACTCAGGAACATTGGTTGCCCAGATGGACAAATGGTCACCTTTTTTGACCCCCATCGCCAGCAGGCCACGGGCCACGCGATCACACAACGCATTGAATTGCTCGTAACTATAACGTAAATTGCGATCCGAGTAGACCAGAGCATCGTTTTCAGGAAAACGACGCGCCATCTCTTCAACCAATCCTCCAACAGTAAAATGCAGAGCTTCAGACATAAAAAATTTTTCCTTCCAAAAGGGTCCTGTTTCACTAGAACAAACAGAAGTTAAACTTCAGTAAACATCAATAGATTTAGGGGTTTTTCTGAATAACATAGGGGTCAGGTTCAGTCAAACCAAAAAAAGGGTCGGTTTAAATACACCTGATATGGGAAAAAATATTACCGTTTTTTATTGGCTAACATGCGCCGGCAGGCATTGGTGATAGCAGAGGAAACATTGCGGCTTTTAGCCAGTTTTTGGATATCCTTCTCATGCAACGTATTAAGCAGACGCATCGCAGTCGACACAGGGGTGCGGGGATGTATAACCAGAGCATGGCGAATACCATAATTTTTCATCCACTCCCGTTCGAGAAGGATCAGGCGGATGATCTCTTCACTGGCACTGCGGTTCTGAGCCTGAAACAACACCTCGCCCTCAGTAATACGTGGATTTTTCAACACGGCACCACTGACCAGTTTGTTGCTGTCCTTGATCAAAATGGTGCGCCACTCCTTGTCTCCGGTCATGGCGTATTTAATTTTCTCGGAAATATCCAGTTCGAGAACCACCTGCTGTTTGGTGAGTTTTTTGGTCTCTTCAAAATCGTCGCTGTAATCTTCCTCGTTAAGCGCCTCTTCCGAGTTTGAATCGTCTTTTTCTTCATCAAGTTCGGTTTTGCCAACAGGGGCCGCCAGAAGCTCTTTCATCTGTTTACTGGCTTGATTGTTATCGAGAATCGCCTCACACACCTCGCGCGGAAAGTTGCGGATAAATTTATCATCGCAAAAATAATCCAGCACTTCGTAGTTGCAATGTCTGAATACATAGGTCCAGGTGCTGTTTTCCACGGCTGGATTTGTCCGCATCAAAATCAAGGTACCCAGATCATGCATTCTGACCTTAGCCAGAAAATCGAGAACTTTCGGATGCTGGTTAGGATCTTCCAGAACGGGTTTCAGAGCATTATTCGAGCTGTCTTTCAGCGCTTCCAGGGCGGCTTTTTTCACCTCGGCATTGCCCTGAGAGTAAAGTAACAGCTGCGCATGGATCTGATCAACAATCGACAACGGCAGGCCCCCACGTGCAGCCTTCAGTTTGACGCTATGTGGGGTTTGCGGTGAAAGTAACCGAACGACTTCAGCAGAAACCTGAAGTCGTTCGGTTTTTTGTGCGGGGTGTTCTGTCAAAACGGTCTTATCCTTTAGTCTTCATTTCGTTCGGCCAATATCTTGGCGGTTAAATGGGAAGGAACCTCCTCATAGTGGGAGAACTCCATGGTAAACAATCCACGATCCGAGGTCATAGAGCGCAGCTCCGGCGCGTAGCGCAGCACTTCAGCCATGGGAACCTGAACAGCCACGGCCTGGCTGCCCGCTTGCGGTTCCACTCCCAACACTTTGCCACGTCGGGAGTTCATATCACCAATGACATCGCCGACACAATCATCCGGCACCACAACTTCCATCTTCATTACCGGTTCAAGCAACACCGGTCGGGCCTGCTCCATCCCTTTTTTAAACCCCATGGATCCGGCAATTTTAAACGCCATCTCCGAGGAATCCACCGAGTGGTGAGAACCATCATACAGGGTCACTTTGACATCAACGACCGGATAGCCACCGAGAGTACCCTTACCCATGGCTTCTTCTATCCCTTTACTCACCGCAGGAATATACTGACGCGGCACCACGCCACCGACGATTTTATCGACAAACTCATAACCGCCGCCGGCATGCAACGGCTCAATTTCCAGCCACACATCCGCATACTGCCCACGCCCGCCGGATTGCTTCTTATATTTGTTCTGCAGCTTGGTGTTGCCTTTGATGGTTTCACGATACGGCACTTTGGGCAGCTCCAATTCAACATCGACACCATACTTACGCTTGAGCTTTTCAACGGCCACTTCAATATGCACCTGCCCCATACCGGACAGAATCATCTCATGGGTCTGTTCATCGCGGGAAATCTTCAGGGTTGGATCTTCCTCGATCAACCGCTGCAAACCGGTATTGATCTTATCTTCATCGCTTTTACTGCACGCTTTGATGGCGAAAGAAATGACCGGCTGAAGCTGCAACAGACTTTCATAAACGATCGGTTGATTTTCCTGACACAGGGTATCGCCGGTTGCCGTCGCTTTAAGTTTGGCCACAGCGACAATGTCACCGGCCACGGCTTGAGCAATCGCGACCTGCTTTTTCCCTTCCAGTTGATAGAGCTGACCGATACGCTCTGTCTCTTCTTTGGTTGAATTGTACACGGTTGAATCGGAGTTCAGCACCCCGGAATAGACTCGAAACAACGACAGCTTGCCGGTAAACGGATCGTTGAAGGTCTTGAATACCATCGCTGAAAACGGATCGTCTTCACTGGGCTGGCGTTCAACAATCTCTTCGCTGCCGGGCACGGTTCCCATCTGCACCCCTTTATCCAAAGGTGACGGCAGACAGTGGACCACATAGTCGAGCAACTGGCGCACACCGATATTGGCCGTGGCGCTACCACACAGCACCGGGGTAAATACACCGGTCAGAGTCCCTTCGCGTAAGCCGTGAAGAATCTCCTCAATCGAAAGATCTTCCTCTTCGAGATACTTCTCCATCAGAGCATCGTCGGCATCGGCAACCGCTTCCAGCAGCACTGTGCGCAGGCGTTGGGCCTCATCCAGGTATTCGGCAGGGATCTCCTCTTCGTTGTAGGTGCCCTTTTCATCAAACTGAAAAATCCGTGCTTTCATGGTCACCAGGTCGATGATGCCACGGAAATCAGTTTCCTGGCCGATGGGCATATTCACCAGAACGCCGCGGCTGCCGAGCATTTTTTCCATATCGTCAACAGCGCGCAAAAAGTCGGCGCGTTCACGATCCATTTTATTGACAAAGGCGATGAGCGGAACTTCAAATTCCTGACTCCATCCCCAGATTTTTTGTGTTTGGGCCTTGACGCCGGAGATCGCCGAAACGATCAAAATGCCACCGCCTAGAATGCGCAGGCAATTGCGCGTGCCATGAAGAAAGTTGGAATAACCAGGAGTGTCAACGAGGTGGAGACTGTGATTTTGCCATTCGCAATGATTAAGGCTGGAACTGATGGTAATTTGACGTTTAATTTCCTCGGGCTCAAAATCCATGGTGGAGCTACCATCATCGACCTTCCCCAGACGATCGGTCATGCCGGTGTTGAACAACATCGCCTCAACCAGGGAGGTCTTTCCCGCCCCTCCATGAGCCACAATTCCCAAGTTTCTCAAGTTCGCAGTGTCGTACTTTCCCATGATTACCCCTTTCATGACAGCGGTTAGAGGATGACATCACAAAGACTACAAGACAGGTACATATTCTTGAGTTTACACGCTTTTTCGGAAATTAAAACGGTCTTTAAATAATTGTAATCGTTCAGTTCACCTTCACCTCAATGCTTCGGTGTTCACATAAGGCGTGATGACGCAACTCACGTCAAGCCCTTCAGTTATTCTGATTCAGTTGATAAATGAGCAGCAGACCATCCAACGTCAATAAACCATCGACTTCATCAATGGTTTCCGACGCCTCGGCAATCCGTTCAGCCAAACCACCTGTGGCCACCACCAAAGGATCGCCGCCCACTTCCTGTTTCATGCGCTGGACAATTCCATCCACAAGCCCGGCATAGCCGAACAGCAGTCCGGATTGGATACTGTTGACGGTGTTCTTCGCCACCACCAGCGGCGGACGACTGATTTCAACACGCGGCAGTTTACTGGCGTGTTCATGCAGGGCATCGGCGGAGATTCCCAGTCCCGGAGCAATGGCTCCGCCTTGGTATTCGCCTTTGTCACAAATATAATCAAAGGTGGTTGCCGTACCAAAATCCACCACAATAAGGCTGCGCTTGAACTTGGCGTAAGCGGCCACAGCATTGACAATACGATCCGCTCCCACCTCTTTGGGATTATCGTATTTAATCGCCATCCCGGTCTTCAGCCCCGGACCGACCACGTAAGCCTCGGTATTAAGGTAGCTGCGACACATGCGGGTCAGCGCATCCAGCATCGGCGGCACCACACAGGAGACAATCACCGCCTTGACCATAAACAGTTGTAAATCCTTGAAGGTCAGCAGGTCGTTGAGCAGCATGGCGTACTCATCATCGGTGCGCGATTTATCGGTACGGATGCGCCAACTGTGCAGAAGCTGCTGCTCCTGATACAGGCCGAGCACCGTATTGGTATTTCCAACATCAACCACCAGTAACATGGTCATCGTTCTCCTTCATAGCGTCGTAACTTCCAAACCGACGGAGACGTTTCTCAATCGGCAACGCTCACGTCACCGGCATAAATGACCTGTTGGCCACCTTGCTCCAGATCCAGCAGCAATGCACCATCTTCGGCCAAACCGGCAACCATGCCGGTAAAAATATCCGCCCCACAATCAACCTGAACCTTGCGCCCCTGCAAATAAAACAACGCCTCCCAGGCCAACCTGATCGGCACAAAACCCTGCTGCTGGTACAGCGGATAGAGGCGGTCCAACTGGCGATAAAGTTCCTGAGCAAAAGCCACGCGACTTACGGGTTTTCCCGTTTCCAACAACACGGAAGTCGCCGGACGGCGCAGATCATCGGGAAACTGCTCACGGCTCATATTCAAGTTGGCCCCAATGCCGAGCACCACGTGATGCACGCCTTCCGTCTCAGCGCTGAGTTCATTGAGCAAACCGGCAATTTTACAGCCATTGACAAGGATATCGTTGGGCCATTTCACCTGCACCTCAATCCCGGCCACCGCCTCAAAAGC encodes the following:
- a CDS encoding MgtC/SapB family protein, with amino-acid sequence MMITLESSSLQPLETYTLALLLGALMGLERERSESGFAGLRTFILVTLFGSLCGNISAESGGEWIMVVGLATIAAQGMMGHIVRLKQHTSSGMTTAIAMLIAYLVGILLTLGHTVTSISLSLATTLILYFKPQMHAFSRRLQQRDLYAFFQFILVAFIILPVLPNQNFGPYAALNPYNIWLMVVLISAINLVGYITLKLVGQRWGSPVLGILGGIVSSTATTLTFSRQSSSIRNISRTATIVVALASTVVLVRITAFIYLINPELMQHLWLPMGGMFIGGLVPIVFYWRHSTCEDALHMESRNPAELSQALLFGLLYAGVLLAVSFAKQHLGTQGVYLVAFISGFTDVDAITLTNARLSIIGDLGQIQAANSILIAMLANLMFKLGMVAALGTRHMLRATALCFTCLAVPAVLIFV
- a CDS encoding Xaa-Pro peptidase family protein, yielding MYSNDWKTPQDELLRRCRAFQCQLTAHQIDLAIIVQNADLFYLTGSIQQGMLFVPCSGEPVYCVRRDLDRARLESALSQVVAAPSPRQLADFVREQFGMTPETLGFELDVLPVTFYERLKRSFAEVAVKDVTPLLRRVRMIKSPFELERMRKAADQLAVVYEAAKNTLREGISELELSAHLELAARLAGHQGMTRMRAFNGEFYGGHVLSGAAGAHPTFCDTPLGGTGLTPAVAQGAGQRVIQANEPVIIDFLGAYQGYLCDQTRTLCLGGLADELRQGYEDMVEILWHMEKIARPGVSWGHIYDSCLALACEMGHKDAFMGSAGAQVGFIGHGIGTEIDEFPFIAKGFNDDLLEEGMTFAFEPKLVYPELGALGIENTYLVTADGVEVLTRCPEELAVV
- the fusA gene encoding elongation factor G, coding for MGKYDTANLRNLGIVAHGGAGKTSLVEAMLFNTGMTDRLGKVDDGSSTMDFEPEEIKRQITISSSLNHCEWQNHSLHLVDTPGYSNFLHGTRNCLRILGGGILIVSAISGVKAQTQKIWGWSQEFEVPLIAFVNKMDRERADFLRAVDDMEKMLGSRGVLVNMPIGQETDFRGIIDLVTMKARIFQFDEKGTYNEEEIPAEYLDEAQRLRTVLLEAVADADDALMEKYLEEEDLSIEEILHGLREGTLTGVFTPVLCGSATANIGVRQLLDYVVHCLPSPLDKGVQMGTVPGSEEIVERQPSEDDPFSAMVFKTFNDPFTGKLSLFRVYSGVLNSDSTVYNSTKEETERIGQLYQLEGKKQVAIAQAVAGDIVAVAKLKATATGDTLCQENQPIVYESLLQLQPVISFAIKACSKSDEDKINTGLQRLIEEDPTLKISRDEQTHEMILSGMGQVHIEVAVEKLKRKYGVDVELELPKVPYRETIKGNTKLQNKYKKQSGGRGQYADVWLEIEPLHAGGGYEFVDKIVGGVVPRQYIPAVSKGIEEAMGKGTLGGYPVVDVKVTLYDGSHHSVDSSEMAFKIAGSMGFKKGMEQARPVLLEPVMKMEVVVPDDCVGDVIGDMNSRRGKVLGVEPQAGSQAVAVQVPMAEVLRYAPELRSMTSDRGLFTMEFSHYEEVPSHLTAKILAERNED
- a CDS encoding AMP-binding protein, with amino-acid sequence MSEALHFTVGGLVEEMARRFPENDALVYSDRNLRYSYEQFNALCDRVARGLLAMGVKKGDHLSIWATNVPEWVVLQFASAKIGAVLVTVNTSYRSAELEYILEQSDSTSLFLVQGFKDTDYVETVYDVVPELKSAATGALDSEKLPFLKNVVFIGEGAPAGMTNFSDLETLADKVSVEQLDAVKATLDEHEVINMQYTSGTTGFPKGVMLTHHNIINNGFNIGECMRFTEKDRLCIPVPFFHCFGCVLGVMACVTHGATMVPVETFVPEEVLKTIEMEKCTAVHGVPTMFIAELEHPNFGKYDLSTLRSGIMAGSPCPIEVMKRVIRDMNASEITIAYGQTEASPVITQTRTDDPIELRVSTVGRALPDVEVKIVDIETGEALPPGKQGELCSRGYLVMKGYYKMPEATALAIDENNWLHTGDLAVMDENGYCKITGRIKNMIIRGGENIYPREIEEFLYTHPAVSDVQVYGVPDRKYGEQVMAAIKIKEGVALTEDEVKTFCTGRIANYKIPRYIKFVDEYPMTASGKIQKFKLREMAIKDLHLENDEGVETA
- a CDS encoding type III pantothenate kinase, with product MLLVVDVGNTNTVLGLYQEQQLLHSWRIRTDKSRTDDEYAMLLNDLLTFKDLQLFMVKAVIVSCVVPPMLDALTRMCRSYLNTEAYVVGPGLKTGMAIKYDNPKEVGADRIVNAVAAYAKFKRSLIVVDFGTATTFDYICDKGEYQGGAIAPGLGISADALHEHASKLPRVEISRPPLVVAKNTVNSIQSGLLFGYAGLVDGIVQRMKQEVGGDPLVVATGGLAERIAEASETIDEVDGLLTLDGLLLIYQLNQNN
- a CDS encoding acyloxyacyl hydrolase; amino-acid sequence: MTRVSVTLVLLALLSLPALSQAEESVWNKAHWAATANLANSYSPGNEIQFGQLGLSAEWNYAQIWAHRAPQKLKFKLEGAAGLASTPHCRAIISANMLAVYPLEPLTCCGLRPFIEAGIGLIYTDYQIEDQGLRINFNPLLGIGGEFSSLNGQRWFVSARLHHVSNGELHRDNHGINSVMFQVGRYF